In Deinococcus maricopensis DSM 21211, one genomic interval encodes:
- a CDS encoding 1-acyl-sn-glycerol-3-phosphate acyltransferase yields the protein MTQPLWRNRPPTFASRIAGAVLRAAGWTVLLEQPPGPKVVSVVYPHTSNWDFPIGILWAWATRSPVKFVAKHSLFRPPFGGVLRAMGGVSVDRRRAGGNFVQAVADMIRDQKEIMLVVAPEGTRARADHWKSGFYYMAVKADVSIAMTVLDWGRREIGTVGYIRPTGNVHADYEKFRVCLDGRRGRKPENETPIRPREEPTGT from the coding sequence ATGACGCAACCCCTGTGGCGGAACCGACCGCCGACCTTCGCCTCACGCATCGCCGGCGCAGTGCTGCGCGCCGCCGGCTGGACGGTGCTGCTCGAGCAGCCGCCCGGCCCGAAAGTCGTGTCCGTCGTGTACCCGCACACCAGCAACTGGGATTTCCCCATCGGCATCCTGTGGGCGTGGGCGACGCGTTCGCCCGTGAAGTTCGTCGCGAAACACAGCCTGTTCCGCCCGCCGTTCGGCGGGGTGCTGCGCGCCATGGGCGGCGTGTCCGTGGACCGCCGCCGCGCCGGCGGGAACTTCGTGCAGGCCGTCGCGGACATGATCCGCGACCAGAAGGAGATCATGCTGGTCGTCGCGCCCGAAGGCACCCGCGCCCGCGCGGACCACTGGAAGAGCGGCTTCTACTACATGGCCGTGAAAGCCGACGTCAGCATCGCCATGACCGTCCTCGACTGGGGCCGACGCGAGATCGGCACGGTCGGGTACATCCGACCGACCGGCAACGTCCACGCCGACTACGAGAAGTTCCGCGTGTGCCTCGACGGGCGCCGAGGACGCAAACCCGAGAACGAAACGCCGATCCGCCCGCGCGAGGAGCCGACCGGCACCTGA
- a CDS encoding class I SAM-dependent rRNA methyltransferase — MTNAAVLSPRGAARLASGHPWVYRSDTLNLPDTPGIHAVQDVRGRPLGWALVNARSEISVRLLSADPAVRADEAFLRARLDAALDYRARLNPDADAYRLVHGEGDGLPGLVVDRYGPYAVVQNGTAALEPHLGALVQHLAERLGLQGVLARHEGKVRALEGLETGIDELYGRVPDRLEVQEAGARGPVRYLVEPRTGQKTGAFLDQRVNRALLGAYARGAALDVFSYHGSFGLHLAPGAAHVELIDASGAALARAEENMRLNGHTNVTYTEANAFDRLRDLESAGQRFDTISLDPPAFAKRAKDLPNAYRAYKELNLRCLKLLPVGGVMATTSCSFHVSDSDFHGMLADAAADARVRMRVLHRGTQAPDHPERLGVPETRYLKFTLLERVE, encoded by the coding sequence ATGACGAACGCCGCCGTTCTTTCCCCACGCGGGGCCGCGCGCCTCGCGAGCGGGCACCCGTGGGTGTACCGCAGTGATACCCTCAACCTTCCGGACACACCCGGCATTCACGCCGTGCAGGACGTGCGGGGTCGCCCGCTCGGCTGGGCACTCGTGAACGCCCGCAGCGAGATCAGCGTGCGCCTGCTGAGCGCCGACCCGGCCGTGCGAGCGGACGAGGCGTTCCTGCGCGCCCGCCTGGACGCGGCACTCGATTACCGCGCGCGCCTGAACCCGGACGCCGACGCGTACCGCCTCGTGCACGGCGAAGGTGACGGCCTGCCGGGCCTCGTGGTCGACCGCTACGGCCCGTACGCGGTCGTGCAGAACGGCACCGCCGCGCTGGAGCCGCACCTGGGCGCGCTCGTGCAGCACCTCGCGGAACGCCTGGGGCTGCAGGGGGTGCTCGCGCGCCACGAGGGGAAGGTGCGGGCGCTCGAAGGCCTGGAGACCGGCATTGATGAGCTGTACGGCCGCGTGCCGGATCGCCTGGAGGTGCAGGAAGCGGGCGCGCGCGGCCCCGTACGGTACCTGGTGGAGCCGCGCACCGGGCAGAAGACGGGCGCGTTCCTGGATCAGCGCGTGAACCGCGCGCTGCTGGGCGCGTACGCGCGCGGCGCGGCACTGGACGTCTTCAGTTACCACGGGTCGTTCGGGCTGCACCTCGCGCCCGGCGCGGCGCACGTGGAGTTAATTGACGCGTCGGGCGCCGCGCTGGCGCGGGCCGAGGAGAACATGCGCCTGAACGGGCACACGAACGTCACGTACACCGAGGCGAACGCCTTTGATCGTTTGCGGGACCTGGAATCGGCAGGGCAGCGGTTCGACACGATCAGCCTCGACCCGCCCGCATTCGCGAAACGCGCGAAGGACCTGCCGAACGCATACCGGGCGTACAAGGAGCTGAACCTGCGGTGCCTGAAGCTCCTGCCGGTGGGCGGCGTGATGGCCACGACGAGCTGCTCGTTCCACGTGTCCGACAGTGACTTCCACGGGATGCTGGCGGACGCGGCAGCCGACGCGCGCGTGCGGATGCGAGTGCTGCACCGTGGGACGCAGGCGCCGGATCATCCGGAGCGGCTGGGCGTGCCGGAAACCCGGTACCTGAAGTTCACGCTGCTGGAACGCGTGGAGTGA
- a CDS encoding DUF3248 domain-containing protein — protein MSEPSALPPELQAQLETLGGHLVWRIGKDEASEDVIVRVGYASATPRFAFLPRLRAASDAEVQDALARGAVVIEWVD, from the coding sequence ATGAGTGAGCCGTCCGCGCTGCCCCCGGAGCTGCAGGCGCAACTGGAGACCCTGGGCGGTCATCTGGTGTGGCGCATCGGCAAGGACGAAGCGTCCGAGGACGTGATCGTGCGGGTCGGGTACGCGTCGGCGACGCCGCGGTTCGCGTTCCTGCCGCGCCTGCGGGCCGCGTCGGACGCCGAAGTGCAGGACGCCCTCGCGCGCGGCGCCGTGGTGATTGAATGGGTGGACTGA
- a CDS encoding DUF3809 domain-containing protein: MIFEATQTFELPYPGERAAALAFLRDPARALARVRFLEGLHVHGDRVRATLRAPIPVLGEVTLPFESVLQVTADGATLTPQPISGERAWVEVAGQGHARGDAEHVMLMYAFQFRAHLSAPAAEHWGGAAFEKMARETARRTLERVAAAFPDAVRAAMP, from the coding sequence TTGATTTTCGAGGCGACGCAGACGTTCGAGCTGCCATACCCCGGCGAGCGCGCCGCCGCGCTCGCGTTCCTGCGCGACCCAGCCCGCGCGCTCGCCCGCGTCCGCTTTCTGGAGGGGCTCCACGTGCACGGCGACCGGGTCCGCGCGACGCTACGCGCACCCATTCCGGTGCTGGGCGAGGTGACCCTCCCCTTTGAGAGCGTCCTGCAGGTCACGGCGGACGGCGCGACCCTGACGCCCCAGCCGATCAGCGGTGAGCGCGCCTGGGTGGAAGTGGCCGGACAGGGCCACGCGCGTGGCGACGCCGAACACGTGATGCTGATGTACGCCTTCCAGTTCCGCGCGCACCTGAGCGCCCCCGCAGCCGAACACTGGGGCGGCGCGGCGTTCGAGAAGATGGCGCGCGAAACGGCGCGGCGCACCCTTGAGCGCGTCGCGGCAGCCTTCCCGGACGCCGTGCGCGCCGCCATGCCCTGA
- a CDS encoding metal-dependent hydrolase — protein sequence MNITFWGHSAFLFEHGEHRVVVDPFISGNPTAPLTLEDALALQPSAVLISHAHGDHWGDALAFAERGATIIATAEIGGYAQAHGASSAIGANIGGTVRQTWGSVTFTPAWHSSSFPDGTYGGMPTGLIIEMGGVRAYFAGDTSHFSDMRLIGDRGLDVAVLPIGDHFTMGPEEAARALADLRPRVAIPMHYGTFPPLTGDPQVFARLAGEAGVEARVLSPGERTTL from the coding sequence ATGAACATCACCTTCTGGGGACACAGCGCATTCCTGTTTGAGCACGGCGAGCACCGCGTCGTCGTGGACCCGTTCATCAGCGGCAACCCCACCGCGCCGCTCACGCTGGAGGACGCGCTCGCGCTGCAGCCAAGCGCGGTGCTGATCAGCCACGCCCACGGGGACCACTGGGGTGACGCGCTCGCGTTCGCGGAGCGGGGCGCGACCATCATCGCCACGGCGGAAATCGGCGGGTACGCGCAGGCGCACGGCGCCAGCAGCGCCATCGGCGCGAACATCGGCGGGACCGTGCGGCAGACGTGGGGCAGCGTGACGTTCACGCCCGCGTGGCACTCCAGCAGCTTCCCGGACGGCACGTACGGCGGGATGCCCACGGGCCTGATCATCGAGATGGGCGGCGTGCGCGCGTACTTCGCGGGCGACACGTCGCACTTCAGCGACATGCGCCTGATCGGTGACCGCGGCCTGGACGTGGCGGTGCTGCCCATCGGTGATCACTTCACCATGGGGCCGGAGGAGGCGGCGCGGGCCCTCGCGGACCTGCGGCCGCGCGTGGCGATCCCCATGCATTACGGTACGTTCCCGCCGCTGACCGGCGACCCGCAGGTGTTCGCTCGACTGGCGGGCGAGGCGGGCGTGGAAGCGCGCGTCCTGAGCCCCGGCGAGCGCACGACCCTCTGA
- a CDS encoding serine/threonine-protein kinase, which produces MTTDGGIPGYRVLRALGRGQTSLVSLAVDERGQKVALKIPHPETLKDSKAAERFGNEVRLSLRLRHPRVVEGLAGTAFGAGAFLAMQYFPEGTLTRWMEIARLTPEEAYSVGADIAEALAYLHAQDMIHQDVKAQNVYLKDGRAALGDFGSAYFASQGGKPAGSPFYMAPEIYLGETSSPASDVYSLGVLLYEMLGGRRPHVAATYDALMAAHLNAYPAPLASLAPNLPAGVTRVVERALAKRASDRPDAQTIHDMLVRAQGKLTLSDAVAAPPPAAAVPPAKAVGRHGATPAPAKPEPQPPAPEPRGFSFNPFKKRKG; this is translated from the coding sequence GTGACCACAGACGGCGGGATCCCCGGTTACCGGGTCCTCAGGGCACTCGGGCGCGGTCAGACGTCCCTGGTGTCGCTGGCCGTGGATGAACGCGGCCAGAAGGTCGCCCTGAAAATCCCCCACCCCGAGACGCTCAAGGACTCGAAAGCCGCGGAGCGCTTCGGGAACGAGGTGCGCCTCAGCCTGCGCCTCCGGCACCCCCGCGTGGTGGAGGGCCTCGCGGGCACCGCCTTCGGGGCGGGCGCGTTCCTGGCCATGCAGTACTTCCCGGAAGGGACGCTGACTCGCTGGATGGAAATCGCGCGCCTCACACCCGAGGAGGCGTACAGCGTCGGCGCAGACATCGCCGAGGCGCTCGCGTACCTGCACGCCCAGGACATGATCCACCAGGACGTGAAGGCGCAGAACGTGTACCTCAAAGACGGCCGCGCGGCCCTCGGGGACTTCGGCAGTGCGTACTTCGCGTCGCAGGGCGGCAAGCCCGCCGGCAGCCCCTTCTACATGGCACCCGAAATCTACCTCGGCGAGACCAGTTCGCCTGCCAGTGACGTGTACAGCCTGGGCGTGCTGCTGTACGAGATGCTCGGGGGCCGCCGCCCGCACGTTGCCGCCACGTACGACGCCCTGATGGCGGCGCACCTGAACGCGTACCCCGCGCCGCTCGCGTCACTCGCGCCGAACCTGCCCGCCGGCGTGACCCGCGTCGTGGAGCGCGCCCTGGCGAAACGCGCGTCGGACCGGCCGGACGCGCAGACCATCCATGACATGCTGGTGCGCGCGCAGGGCAAGCTGACCCTGTCCGACGCCGTGGCCGCCCCGCCGCCGGCCGCGGCCGTCCCCCCCGCGAAAGCGGTCGGGCGTCACGGCGCCACGCCCGCCCCCGCCAAACCGGAGCCGCAACCGCCGGCACCGGAGCCACGCGGGTTCAGCTTCAACCCCTTCAAGAAACGCAAAGGCTAA
- a CDS encoding HAD-IA family hydrolase, translating to MKSGIQAIIFDFDGTIFDTETHEFRHWAALYRTHGLELALADWQRGVGTWDAFDPWAGLPEAVRADRERVHAALHAGILEDIGASDVRPGVRALIEEARAAGLRLAVATSSDREWVERWLAHHDLTGAFETLATRYEVERVKPDPALYRLALRNLGLHEDAAIAVEDSLNGATAAVAAGLRTVVVPNEVTATQPFPPTWPRLEGFEGGLRALLEVAGVEVAATSTR from the coding sequence ATGAAGTCGGGCATTCAAGCGATCATTTTCGATTTCGACGGCACGATCTTCGACACGGAAACGCACGAGTTCCGGCATTGGGCGGCGCTGTACCGCACGCACGGCCTTGAGCTGGCGCTCGCGGACTGGCAGCGGGGCGTCGGCACCTGGGACGCGTTCGACCCGTGGGCCGGGCTGCCGGAAGCGGTGCGCGCGGACCGCGAGCGGGTGCATGCGGCGCTGCATGCAGGGATTCTGGAGGATATCGGCGCGTCGGACGTGCGCCCGGGCGTGCGCGCCCTGATTGAGGAAGCGCGCGCGGCGGGGCTGCGGCTCGCGGTGGCGACCAGCAGTGACCGCGAGTGGGTGGAACGCTGGCTCGCGCACCACGACCTGACCGGCGCGTTCGAAACGCTCGCCACCCGCTACGAAGTGGAACGCGTGAAGCCGGACCCGGCCCTGTACCGGCTGGCGCTGCGGAACCTCGGTCTGCACGAGGACGCCGCCATTGCCGTGGAGGACAGCCTGAACGGCGCGACGGCGGCGGTCGCTGCGGGCCTGCGGACCGTGGTCGTGCCGAACGAGGTGACGGCCACGCAGCCGTTCCCGCCCACCTGGCCGCGCCTGGAGGGATTCGAGGGGGGGTTGCGCGCGCTGCTGGAGGTGGCGGGCGTCGAGGTGGCCGCTACGTCAACCCGCTGA
- a CDS encoding ATP-binding protein: MSLTETTSLFLNAFESAFLPDGPEGPVDLTLPDGPDGRLGHLAEVFTLSTFEQGVLALALACELFPVRFRRVAALHLGFDGDLARGSLTPHLALDWLTGGDPSAFLDGAPLLRWGLLLATPGVTPDHSMRTLRVAPGVLAYAHGADGFDPALSVVAQVITPTTALSESQEALLAQGQKHFSKRADDRAVMLYGSDPQALRDLAAHLMGDRGEVLLVDLAALATRPDDLAGLTRTLGRDTRLKPLGVVLDAGGDLPEGVTLDGTLHSALAAIHGPFVLLSDAPLPLHTERAVLPLEVHKPSAVEQRAHWAAALHISDPDHPGVRQLADQFRMSLDRIDALALEVRASMPGNATYATRTERAWQAARVAGRRRLGSLAQRVTGTSGWDDLVLPAPDLGVLKQIVAHVRHRADVYEVLGARATGRGRALTALFSGPSGTGKTLSAEVLANELKLDLYRIDLSSTVSKYIGETEKNLKRIFDAADDGGCILLFDEADAVFGKRSEVKDAHDRYANVQVNYLLQRLEAFNGLTILTTNLESSMDSAFMRRIQFVLNFRAPGPQERERLWRTAFPDTLDTSGVNFAQLARADIAGGNIRSVAMNAVFMAVSRGEALSDGIVHEALLLEYRKLGRLVLDDGHLWER; this comes from the coding sequence CTGCCGGACGGTCCGGATGGCCGCCTCGGGCATCTGGCGGAGGTGTTCACGCTCAGCACGTTCGAGCAGGGCGTACTCGCGCTCGCGCTGGCGTGTGAGCTGTTCCCGGTGCGGTTCCGCCGTGTGGCGGCCCTGCACCTGGGGTTCGACGGGGACCTGGCGCGCGGGTCGCTGACGCCCCACCTGGCGCTCGACTGGCTCACGGGCGGCGACCCGTCCGCGTTTCTGGACGGTGCGCCGCTGCTGCGCTGGGGGTTGCTGCTGGCGACCCCCGGGGTGACGCCGGACCACAGCATGCGGACGCTGCGGGTCGCGCCGGGCGTGCTGGCGTACGCGCACGGCGCGGACGGGTTCGACCCGGCCCTATCGGTGGTCGCGCAGGTGATCACGCCGACGACGGCGCTGTCCGAGTCGCAGGAGGCGCTGCTCGCGCAGGGGCAAAAGCACTTCTCGAAACGCGCGGATGACCGCGCGGTCATGCTGTACGGCAGTGACCCGCAGGCCCTGCGGGACCTCGCCGCGCACCTGATGGGGGACCGTGGCGAGGTGCTGCTGGTGGACCTCGCCGCGCTCGCTACCCGCCCGGATGACCTGGCGGGCCTCACACGGACGCTGGGCCGTGATACGCGCCTCAAGCCGCTCGGCGTGGTGCTGGACGCGGGCGGTGACCTGCCCGAAGGGGTCACGCTGGACGGCACGCTGCACAGCGCTCTCGCGGCCATTCATGGGCCGTTCGTGCTGCTCAGTGACGCGCCCCTCCCGCTGCACACGGAGCGGGCGGTGCTGCCGCTCGAAGTGCACAAGCCGAGCGCGGTGGAGCAGCGGGCGCACTGGGCGGCGGCGCTGCACATCAGCGACCCGGACCACCCGGGCGTGCGGCAGCTCGCGGACCAGTTCCGGATGAGTCTGGACCGTATTGACGCGCTCGCGCTGGAGGTGCGGGCGTCCATGCCGGGCAACGCCACCTACGCGACGCGCACGGAGCGCGCGTGGCAGGCGGCGCGCGTCGCGGGGCGCCGCCGCCTGGGCAGCCTCGCGCAGCGCGTGACCGGCACGTCCGGCTGGGATGACCTCGTGCTGCCCGCGCCGGACCTGGGCGTGCTGAAGCAGATCGTCGCGCACGTCCGGCACCGCGCGGACGTGTATGAGGTGCTCGGCGCGCGCGCCACCGGGCGGGGCCGCGCGCTGACGGCGCTGTTCAGCGGCCCGAGCGGCACCGGTAAGACGCTCAGCGCCGAGGTGCTCGCAAACGAACTGAAGCTGGACCTCTACCGCATCGACCTGTCGAGCACCGTCAGCAAGTACATCGGTGAGACCGAGAAGAACCTCAAGCGCATCTTCGACGCGGCAGACGACGGCGGCTGCATCCTGCTGTTCGACGAGGCGGACGCCGTGTTCGGGAAGCGCAGTGAAGTCAAGGACGCGCACGACCGCTACGCGAACGTGCAGGTCAACTACCTCCTGCAGCGTCTGGAAGCCTTCAACGGCCTGACGATCCTCACGACGAACCTGGAGAGCAGCATGGACAGCGCGTTCATGCGCCGCATCCAGTTCGTGCTGAACTTCCGCGCGCCCGGCCCGCAGGAGCGCGAGCGGCTGTGGCGCACGGCGTTCCCGGACACCCTGGACACCAGCGGCGTGAACTTCGCGCAGCTGGCGCGCGCGGACATCGCGGGGGGCAACATCCGCAGCGTCGCCATGAACGCCGTGTTCATGGCCGTGTCGCGCGGCGAGGCCCTCAGTGACGGCATCGTGCACGAGGCGTTGCTGCTCGAGTACCGCAAGTTGGGGCGTCTGGTGCTGGACGACGGGCACTTGTGGGAACGCTGA